Below is a window of Salvelinus fontinalis isolate EN_2023a chromosome 14, ASM2944872v1, whole genome shotgun sequence DNA.
TCGCAAGTCCCACCTAACTATGAAGTTGTCTACTGTCCATTGCCCACTTTACCTCGTCTATTGATTGCATTGCTTTTGAACAGAATCTTGGCAGTTAATTAAAAACATGAATGGAATCATTCTTCTaaaactgtctggctagctaACAAACATCAAGGTCAGATTAATTCTTAGCACAaatatcttatcacagcactggcaaatTATGGTtgatcaactccctgaccaaaatggtTTACATCCAGTCATAACAAGGGTCACGACccttctagtattctaattccaaATGTTCTGTTTGGGATGACCATGCGCTGCATGCCGGGATACATCTCAGTGTTGACACAAAATGGTCGAGTATGTTTTGTGACCTGGGAGTTTAGCAGGCCTAAAAACCAAACTTGTATCGTATTATTTGGCACGCAGAACATCCATTCGAGTAGTATATAGTAAGTGGCGAATATAGTGTTATAGCAAGGACACGTGAGAGCAAGACTGGCGAAGGGAAGCTGATTTGGCCACAGACAGAAAGTCCGCCCCTGAATGACTCGGCTACCGCTCACAGGTCGGTAGTATACAATATCatctaacgctagctagctaacaccggGGATACTATTGGACTGCAATTTACTGTCAATCGTGTCCGAGGTGATTCCGTGAACAGCGTGTATAAATATCGCCAAAATATTCATACACGTTTGCAGTGATTTTACTTTTAATTTTATTCAGTATCCACCCTCCAGTTGTTGACATCTCCAGTTTGACATAATATGGGTTTTACTTCGATTGAACTAGAATCATCTAGCTTCTTCTCAACTCGCTGCTGCTGTGGTGACAGTTCAGGGCACGTTTGACGTGAATAAACGTCTGACTAGCTTGTGTTTGTCAACATTGCAACCATGTTGCAACATGAACCTGTAGCTAGAGGTGTAATCATTACACCGATACCGTTGCAACATGACCTGTAgcctggggtgtaatcattacgCCGGTACCGTTGCAAAGCATTTTGTTTACTCCAAATGGGAAACGCAAACGAGAGTTTCCATTGGACAAATTCCCAGTAGGTCCCTCCCCGTGTCGTTCCGTTAGTTTCCGTTTGGTTCTTAAACGGTAAACGGtttccgtaatgaatacaccccaacCGAAATATAATAATGTTGCAACAATTGTAATGAGTTTGTTGACATCAGGGTGCTGTAAAATATTATCTTCGAGGCAGAACGAACCATATGCTGACTGACTCAGCAAGACTTTACTATGTCAAAGGAAGCAAATGAATATGAGGTAGTTGAACTGTTATAGCTCTTTTATATCTGTCTTTTTCGTTTGTTTCGGGAATTATAACTGAGTTGGCCTTCTTATGGACGTTTATTTTTGGGAAGCCTAATATAAAGATGATCCTCGAAGGTTAGTTCTCTAACTTCCTCCAATCTTGTCCGTTTCAGAGTACAGTTACCTACATCATAGAGGACACTAAACCAAGCCGAATGTAAGTGTCAGCTCCAGGCatgttactactactaataccccCATATTCCCATGAGCCACCTCATTTGGCACACAATTGTTTTTGCACACAATTGTTCTGCTATTCCTATTTGGACTGAACATGTATTGTGAAATATCATTCTGATATGACATTGTGATGTAATGATAGATATTATCATTCTGATATGATATTGTGATGTAAGGATGGATCATTAGTCTGATATGACATTGATGTAATGATAGATCATTAGTCTCATATGATATGACATTGTTATGTAAGGATAGATCATTAGTCTGATATGATATGACATTGATGTAAGGATGGATCATTAGTCTGATATGACATTGTTATGTAAGGATAGATCATTAGTCTGATATGACATTGTGATGTAAGGATAGATCATTAGTCTGATATGATATGACATTGTGATATAAGGACAGATCATTAGTCTGATATGACATTGTGATGTAAGGATAGATCATTAGTCTGATATGACATTGTGATGTAAGGATAGATCATTAGTCTGATATTATATTGTGATGTAAGGATAGATCATTAGTCTGATATGACATTGTTATGTAAGGGTAGATCATTAGTCTGATATGACATTGTTATGTAAGGATAGATCATTAGTCTGATATGACATTGTTATGTAAGGGTAGATCATTAGTCTGATATGACATTGTGATGTAAGGATAGATCATTAGTCTGATATGACATTGTTATGTAAGGATAGATCATTAGTCTGATATGACATTGTGATGTAAGGATAGATCATTAGTCTGATATGATATTGTGATATATGGATAGATCATTAGTCTGATATGATATGACATTGTGATGTAAGGATAGATCATTAGTCTGATATGATATGACATTGTGATGTAACGATAGATCATTAGTCTGATATGATATGACATTGTGATGTAAGGATAGATCATTAGTCTGATATGATATGACATTGTGATGTAAGGATAGATCATTAGTCTGATATGACATTGATGTAAAGATAGATCATTAGTCTGATATGATATGACATTGTGATGTAAGGATAGATCATTAGTCTGATATGACATTGATGTAAGGATAGATCATTAGTCTGATATGATATGACATTGTGATGTAACGATAGATCATTAGTCTGATATGATATGACATTGTGATGTAAGGATAGATCATTAGTCTGATATGACATTGATGTAAGGATAGATCATTAGTCTGATATGATATGACATTGTGATGTAAGGATAGATCATTAGTCTGATATGACATTGATGTAAGGATAGATCATTAGTCTGATATGATATGACATTGTGATGTAACGATAGATCATTAGTCTGATATGACATTGTGATATAAGGATAGATCATTAGTCTGATATGACATGACATTGTGATATAAGGACAGATCATTAGTCTGATATGATATGACATTGTGATGTAAGGATAGATCATTAGTCTGATATGATATGACATTGTGATGTAAGAATAGATCATTAGTCTGATATGATATGACATTGTGATGTAAGGATAGATCATTAGTCTGATATGATATGACATTGTGATATAAGGACAGATCATTAGTCTGATATGATATGACATTGTGATGTAAGGATAGATCATTAGTCTGATATGATATGACATTGTGATGTAAGAATAGATCATTAGTCTGATATGATATGACATTGTGATGTAAGGATAGATCATTAGTCTGATATGATATGACATTGTGATGTAACGATAGATCATTAGTCTGATATGATATGACATTGTGATGTAAGGATAGATCATTAGTTTGATATGACATTGTGATGTAAGGATAGATCATTAGTCTGATATGATATGACATTGTGATGTAAGGATAGATCATTAGTCTGATATGATATGACATTGTGATATAAGGATAGATCATTAGTCTGATATGATATGACATTGTGGTGATTCAGTCCCTTCATTTTTAACATGTCATCCTTTTTGACATGGATCAATTTTAACATTGGAGCCAAATCATAGGCCTAATACATTTTCCTCCAAATGCAATGCAATGCTGTGATTAACTTACGATTAGTACATTTATTGTAACTGTTGCATCGCTACTTCATTCTGACTTTCTTGATCGTTTTTGTGCTTTTTAATCAACATCGTAAAGTTGACCTATCTTCTGTGTGTGATTTGTCAGTCATGTGATGAGCAAGCTTCCTTTTTCGATGGTCATCGTACTAAAACCTtgtcacttcctgtttgaatgtCCCGTACAGGAAGAGAGCGGCTGCAAAGCATCTAATTGAGCGCTACTTTTGCCAGTTAACAGAGGGCTGTGGAAATGGGGCCTGCACGAATGAGTTGTGTGCTTCGTGTCTTGGTTTTCAACCGTTGGATCACAACACGGCGGCCATCAGAGCCCTGGAGCTCTATAAAATGAACGCCAAACTGTGTGGTCGTCACTCTGCTGCCTTCTCTGACAATAGCAGTGCCAAAGAAACCCACCCTGCCTTATTGGGCGACCGTCACGGGAAGATGCCAGACCACGAAGACAACATGTTTCCTCCTAGGGAAGACTTCAGAGGTAAACACAATACTTTTCacagtcccaaaatggcaccctgtacAGTACACTGCCCTCTGTGACCTTTTTCTCTCTATTCAATGTTCATTCATTTTAGAGTGAATCAAATGGTTGCTCATGTATTCATTTTAGAGTGAATCAAATGATTGCTCATGTATTCATTTTAGAGTGAATCAAATGGTTGCTCATGTATTCATTTTAGAGTGAATCAAATGATTGCTCATGTATTCATTTTATAGTGAATCAAATGGTTGCTCATGTATTCATTTTAGAGTGATTCAAATGATTGCTCATGTATTCATTTTAGAGTGAATCAAATGGTTGCTCATGTATTCATTTTAGAGTGAATCAAATGGTTGCTCATGTATTCATTTTAGAGTGAATCAAACGGTTGCTCATGTATTCATTTTAGAGTGAATCAAATGGTTGCTCATGTATTCATTTTAGAGTGAATCAAATGGTTGCTCATGTATTCATTTTAGAGTGAATCAAATGATTGCTCATGTATTCATTTTATAGTGAATCAAACGGTTCCTCATGTATTCATTTTAGAGTGAATCAAATGGTTGCTCATGTATTCATTTTAGAGTGAATCAAACGGTTGCTCATGTATTCATTTTAGAGTGAATCAAATGGTTGCTGATGTATTCATTTTAGAGTGAATCAAATGGTTGCTGATGTATTCATTTTAGAGTGAATCAAATGGTTGCTCATGTATTCATTTTAGAGTGAATCAAATGATTGCTCATGTATTCATTTTATAGTGAATCAAACGGTTCCTCATGTATTCATTTTAGAGTGAATCAAATGGTTGCTCATGTATTCATTTTAGAGTGAATCAAATGGTTGCTCATGTATTCATTTTAGAGTGAATCAAACGGTTGCTTGTGTATTCATTTTAGAGTGAATCAAACGGTTGCTCGTGTATTCATTTTAGAGTGAATCAAATGGTTGCTCATTTATTCATTTTAGAGAGAATCAAATGGTTGCTCATGTATTCATTTTAGAGTGAATCAAATGGTTGCTCATGTATTCATTTTAGAGTGAATCAAATGGTTGCTCATGTATTCATTTTAGAGTGAATCAAATGGTTGCTCATTTATTCATTTTAGAGAGAATCAAATGGTTGCTCATGTATTCATTTTAGAGTGAATCAAATGGTTGCTCATGTATTCATTTTAGAGTGAATCAAATGGTTGCTCATGTATTCATTTTAGAGTGAATCAAATGGTTGCTCATGTATTCATTTTAGAGTGAATCAAATGGTTGATAATGTATTCATTTTCTCTGTGATTTCTCTGTGTCCAGAGGTGCATTACCTGACCGAGGAGAAGGTGTATGAGATCCTGAGTATCTGTGAGGGGAAGAAGGACTACTCTCCTCTGATCCGAGTCATCGGGAGGATCTTCTCCAGCGCTGACGGTCTGGTGCGGAGCTTCAGGAAAGACAAGGAGCAACACCCCGACACCAAGGAGCAGCGCAAGACCCACCAGGCCAAAGACGAGGACAAGGACGAGGACGACAAGGAGAGAACCACCGCCATGGAGCAAGAATCAGAGGCCTCGGCGTCCATGGAAGGAGCGACGGGATCGACGGAGAACAGACTGGGTCCTGTGGAGGTCTCCGTGGACATAGAAGCTGTGAGGAGAGTGTACGACAGACTCCTCTCCAACGAGAAGATGGAATCAGCCTTCCTCAACGCCCTGGTCTACCTAACTCCCAACGTAGAGCTGGATCTAACCTATCTGGACGTGTACGACACCAACCCAGACTACCTGAACATCTTCGTCATCGTGATGGAGAAcagcagcctccacagcccagagTACCTGGAGATGGCCATGCCTCTGTTCTGTAAGTGTATGAGTAAActccctctgcctgccctggCCAAGCTGACGCGCCTGTGGTCTCGGTACAGTGTAGAGCACATCAGGCGTATGATGGAGACCTTCCAGCAACTCATCACCTACACGGTAAACTTACAGTCTTTATCTGATTTTAGTCTTTTTAATTATTTCATTCATGCTCGCAGTCGACAAGACTGATTTATACAGAATGCTCAGTTACATGCTCAATATTCTTTATGCATTTTGTCATTTTCTACCTAGCTAGAGTTTGATTCCTCTGTAATGAATAGTGCTAACTCAATCTAAACCAGGAGTGATTTGTCACACGCACAGGATACAGCAGGtataaacagtacagtgaaaagCTTAGCTGTTatacacatttttaaaaaatgtattattctCATTTTTATTCAGGTAATCAGCAACGAGTACGACAGCGACAGTCTGGTCAACGACGACGAGTGTGTGGTGGCTGCAGCCAAGTGTCTAAAGGTACTGTTCTGATTCAAAACTGCCTTGGTCAATCTGATCTGATCTACCATACAAACTATTAACATTACCTAGGAGAAGAACCAAGGTCCATTAGCAATATCTAGGAGTAGAACCAAGGAGTAGAACCAAGGTCCATTAGCATTACCTAGTGGTAGAACCAAGGTCCATTAGCATTACCTAGTGGTAGAAACCAAGGTCCATTAGCATTACCTGGTGGTAGAACCCAGGTCCATTAGCATTACCTGGTGGTAGAACCAAGGCTGGGAGCAGAACGCTCTCGCCCCACAGCTATGGAACGACTTGCCCGGTCAGGTAAGAGGTACAGACACGGTCAAGGTTTTTGAAAACGCACCTTTTCAGCCTTTAAACAATGATTTTACTGTCCTTTTaattaaatatttctgtattattttatatatattttttatatttatattttattgtagactttttttaaatttgatttaatttgtatTCTCAAACAATATCAACCATACCAAGGTCAATAAACAGACGACCACATCAATGACATCACACCTgctcagacccacatgttcccactgctaccatgcacatcaatgacatcacacctgctcagacccacatgttcccactgctaccatgcacatcaatgacatcacacctgctcagacccacatgttcccactgctaccatgctcatcaatgacatcacacctgctcagacccacatgttcccactTCTACCATGCACATCAATGACATCACACCTgctcagacccacatgttcccactgctaccatgcacatcaatgacatcacacctgctcagacccacatgttcccactgctaccatgcacatcaatgacatcacacctgctcagacccacatgttcccactGCTACCATGCACATCAATGACATCACACCTGCTCAGACCCAGATGTTCCCACTTCTACCATGCACATCAATGACATCACACCTgctcagacccacatgttcccactgctaccatgcacatcaatgacatcacacctgctcagacccacatgttcccactGCTACCATGCACATCAATGACATCACACCTGCTCAGACCCCACATGTTCCCACTGCTACCATGCACATCAATGACATCACACCTgctcagacccacatgttcccactgctaccatgcacatcaatgacatcacacctgctcagacccacatgttcccactgctaccatgctcatcaatgacatcacacctgctcagacccacatgttcccactTCTACCATGCACATCAATGACATCACACCTgctcagacccacatgttcccactgctaccatgcacatcaatgacatcacacctgctcagacccacatgttcccactgctaccatgcacatcaatgacatcacacctgctcagacccacatgttcccactgctaccatgcacatcaatgacatcacacctgctcagacccacatgttcccactTCTACCATGCACATCAATGACATCACACCTgctcagacccacatgttcccactgctaccatgcacatcaatgacatcacacctgctcagacccacatgttcccactgctaccatgcacatcaatgacatcacacctgctcagacccacatgttcccactgctaccatgcacatcaatgacatcacacctgctcagacccacatgttcccactgctaccatgctcatcaatgacatcacacctgctcagacccacatgttcccactTCTACCATGCACATCAATGACATCACACCTgctcagacccacatgttcccactgctaccatgcacatcaatgacatcacacctgctcagacccacatgttcccactgctaccatgcacatcaatgacatcacacctgctcagacccacatgttcccactTCTACCATGCACATCAATGACATCACACCTGCTCAAACCCACATGTTCCCACTGCTACCATGCACATCAATGACATCACACctgctcagactcacatgttcccactgctaccatgcacatcaatgacatcacacctgctcagacccacatgttcccactgctaccatgcacatcaatgacatcacacctgctcagacccacatgttcccactGCTACCATGCACATCAATGACATCACACCTGCTCAGACCCCACATGTTCCCACTGCTACCATGCACATCAATGACATCACACCTgctcagacccacatgttcccactgctaccatgcacatcaatgacatcacacctgctcagacccacatgttcccactgctaccatgcacatcaatgacatcacacctgctcagacccacatgttcccactGCTACCATGCACATCAATGACATCACACCTGCTCAGACTCAGTCTCACAACTACACCCTCCTCATCCTTCATCCTCTGGATCTTCCCAGTGTTTGTACAACTCTATGCCATATGGCTCATTGACCGTTCTATTTTCATCCGTAGCCCACACCTTTTCAATAGTAATATACACTTGATTCATCTACAGTTGtagtttttaatttatttttatttcacctttatttagttaagaacacgttcttatttacaatgacggcctaggaacagtgggttaactgccttgttcaggggcagaacgacatatttgtaccttgtcagctcagggattcgatccagcaaccttttggttactagtccaacgctctaaccactaggctacgctgccgcactCGTAGTGATGGAGGATCATTTGCTTTCCAGTTTTTTTCAAAATCATTGACGCGAAAAGTAGGAGCCACTCGATTGGGTATCTCACCGAATCAATTAGGAGCCACTCGATTGGGTATCTCACCGAATCAATTAGGAGCCACTCGATTGGGTATCTGTcttgaatttatttattttttactgtaaAGCGTTTTGCATAAAAACCAAAAAAGCatgttaaataaagtttgattgtaTTTGAAGCTGGTGTTCTACGCCAACGTCCTGGGAGGAGACCTGGATACGGgtcacaatgaggaggaggagcctGCGTCAGAGTCCAGCGAGCTCACCCTGCAGGAGCtcctgggggaggagaggagtaacAAGAAGGGGCCCCGGGTCGACCCTTTGGAGAAGGTGAGACGACCACAATGGACATATGTTGTTCAAGTTTCTGCGTTATCCACAACGATTTAAATACTTTCTGGTTTTCAAATCATTTTAAAAAAGGAGCTGGGCGTCAGGACCCTGGACTGCAGACGACCCCTCATCCCCTTCGAGGAGTTTGTCAACGAGCCGCTGAACGATGTTCTAGAGATGGACAAGGACTTTACCTTCTTCAAGGTGGACTCGGAGAGTAAGTTCTCCTTCCAGAGCTGTCCCTTCATCCTCAACGCCTGCACTAAGAGCCTGGGTCTGTACTACGACAACCGCATCAGCATGTACAGCGAGAGGAGGATCACGGCTCTCTACAGCCTGGTACAAGGGCAGCAGCTCAACCCGTACCTCAGGCTCAAAGTACGACGAGACCACATCATCGACGACGCCCTCGTCagggtgagtcacacacacacagacacacacacacagacacacacacacagacacttgtTGGTGTAATGTTGACGGGGAACTGCACCCGctgatttggcctcgtttttTTTGGACTTGCTCCTTTAAGAATATATATTCTCAAACTCATGCATGTTGACCATGTTTTACTCTGCTAtttactctactctctctcaaAAACCATTTCATGGACGATGATACAATgtctagtgcattcggaaagaattcagacaccttgacttttatccacatttttgttatgttacagccttattctaaaatggattagatTTTGCTGGCGGCCGTGACAGAAGCCAAACGTGAGttggcttgggggtgtggtttgatgtgggtgtgtcCTCGCCACCACCAAGACACGCCCCTCTGTCAGAACCTTGTCCGCAGCGGTTTCCTCGGTAACCACAAACAAACCTCCTGCAGGTTGAGCTCAGTAACTACAGGCAGATGTACGGTGAGATGCAGGagctccagctgtaccccctctagcaccaggtttAGCGCACTCCAGCTGTATGCCGGAGGAAGTGTTTAATAAGTCAGTAGTCTACAGAGTAATATGAGAATAATGAAATTCCTAAAtgtatgtagatattctaaactAAGTGTTTTGATAACTTTCAAATGTAGTAACAGGTCAATGTAGAATAAACAACCCTTTACGTAATACCATAGAAGAAGTGTTCTTCCTGTGTGATGCCCCGTATACAACAGGAGTTCCCTGATCCTGGTGCAGAATGGTACACAGGGTTTCTCTGGTACACAGGGTTTCTCTggtacacagggtttctccctcatattgactgatgTCCTTCAATAATAAAAAAAGACAATACAAGTAAAGGTTGTCAAGTAAAATTTTTATGCAGTGCCAAgtttctctctccattcagagacatcagtatcagagacatcagtatctatcctgtctgtcagagtgccaggtctctctccattcagagacatcagtatctagcctgtctgtcagagtgccaggtctctgtccattcagagacatcagtatctagcctgtctgtcagagtgtcaggtctctctccattcagagacatcagtatctagcctgtctgtcagagtgccaggtctctctccattcagagacatcagtatcagagacatcagtatctagcctgtctgtcagagtgccaggtctctg
It encodes the following:
- the LOC129869451 gene encoding ubiquitin-protein ligase E3A-like isoform X1, translating into MSKEANEYESTVTYIIEDTKPSRMKRAAAKHLIERYFCQLTEGCGNGACTNELCASCLGFQPLDHNTAAIRALELYKMNAKLCGRHSAAFSDNSSAKETHPALLGDRHGKMPDHEDNMFPPREDFREVHYLTEEKVYEILSICEGKKDYSPLIRVIGRIFSSADGLVRSFRKDKEQHPDTKEQRKTHQAKDEDKDEDDKERTTAMEQESEASASMEGATGSTENRLGPVEVSVDIEAVRRVYDRLLSNEKMESAFLNALVYLTPNVELDLTYLDVYDTNPDYLNIFVIVMENSSLHSPEYLEMAMPLFCKCMSKLPLPALAKLTRLWSRYSVEHIRRMMETFQQLITYTVISNEYDSDSLVNDDECVVAAAKCLKLVFYANVLGGDLDTGHNEEEEPASESSELTLQELLGEERSNKKGPRVDPLEKELGVRTLDCRRPLIPFEEFVNEPLNDVLEMDKDFTFFKVDSESKFSFQSCPFILNACTKSLGLYYDNRISMYSERRITALYSLVQGQQLNPYLRLKVRRDHIIDDALVRLEMISMENPADLRKQLFVEFEGEQGVDEGGVSKEFFQLVLEEMFNPDIGMFTYDESTKLFWYNPSSLENEAQFTLIGIVLGLAIYNNCILDVHFPMVVYRKLMGKKGTYLDLADSHPVLYQSLKELLDYEGDVEEDMMITFQISQTDLFGDPITYDLKENGDKIPVNEDNRTEFVSLYGDYILNKSVERQFKAFRRGFQMVTNESPLSCLFRPEEVELLICGSRNLDFQALEDTTEYDGGYSKDCRIIKDFWETVHSFGEEDKRLFLQFTTGTDRAPVGGLGKLKMIIAKNGPDTDRLPTSHTCFNALLLPEYDSKEKLKERLLKAITYAKGFGML
- the LOC129869451 gene encoding ubiquitin-protein ligase E3A-like isoform X2; amino-acid sequence: MKRAAAKHLIERYFCQLTEGCGNGACTNELCASCLGFQPLDHNTAAIRALELYKMNAKLCGRHSAAFSDNSSAKETHPALLGDRHGKMPDHEDNMFPPREDFREVHYLTEEKVYEILSICEGKKDYSPLIRVIGRIFSSADGLVRSFRKDKEQHPDTKEQRKTHQAKDEDKDEDDKERTTAMEQESEASASMEGATGSTENRLGPVEVSVDIEAVRRVYDRLLSNEKMESAFLNALVYLTPNVELDLTYLDVYDTNPDYLNIFVIVMENSSLHSPEYLEMAMPLFCKCMSKLPLPALAKLTRLWSRYSVEHIRRMMETFQQLITYTVISNEYDSDSLVNDDECVVAAAKCLKLVFYANVLGGDLDTGHNEEEEPASESSELTLQELLGEERSNKKGPRVDPLEKELGVRTLDCRRPLIPFEEFVNEPLNDVLEMDKDFTFFKVDSESKFSFQSCPFILNACTKSLGLYYDNRISMYSERRITALYSLVQGQQLNPYLRLKVRRDHIIDDALVRLEMISMENPADLRKQLFVEFEGEQGVDEGGVSKEFFQLVLEEMFNPDIGMFTYDESTKLFWYNPSSLENEAQFTLIGIVLGLAIYNNCILDVHFPMVVYRKLMGKKGTYLDLADSHPVLYQSLKELLDYEGDVEEDMMITFQISQTDLFGDPITYDLKENGDKIPVNEDNRTEFVSLYGDYILNKSVERQFKAFRRGFQMVTNESPLSCLFRPEEVELLICGSRNLDFQALEDTTEYDGGYSKDCRIIKDFWETVHSFGEEDKRLFLQFTTGTDRAPVGGLGKLKMIIAKNGPDTDRLPTSHTCFNALLLPEYDSKEKLKERLLKAITYAKGFGML
- the LOC129869451 gene encoding ubiquitin-protein ligase E3A-like isoform X3, whose protein sequence is MNAKLCGRHSAAFSDNSSAKETHPALLGDRHGKMPDHEDNMFPPREDFREVHYLTEEKVYEILSICEGKKDYSPLIRVIGRIFSSADGLVRSFRKDKEQHPDTKEQRKTHQAKDEDKDEDDKERTTAMEQESEASASMEGATGSTENRLGPVEVSVDIEAVRRVYDRLLSNEKMESAFLNALVYLTPNVELDLTYLDVYDTNPDYLNIFVIVMENSSLHSPEYLEMAMPLFCKCMSKLPLPALAKLTRLWSRYSVEHIRRMMETFQQLITYTVISNEYDSDSLVNDDECVVAAAKCLKLVFYANVLGGDLDTGHNEEEEPASESSELTLQELLGEERSNKKGPRVDPLEKELGVRTLDCRRPLIPFEEFVNEPLNDVLEMDKDFTFFKVDSESKFSFQSCPFILNACTKSLGLYYDNRISMYSERRITALYSLVQGQQLNPYLRLKVRRDHIIDDALVRLEMISMENPADLRKQLFVEFEGEQGVDEGGVSKEFFQLVLEEMFNPDIGMFTYDESTKLFWYNPSSLENEAQFTLIGIVLGLAIYNNCILDVHFPMVVYRKLMGKKGTYLDLADSHPVLYQSLKELLDYEGDVEEDMMITFQISQTDLFGDPITYDLKENGDKIPVNEDNRTEFVSLYGDYILNKSVERQFKAFRRGFQMVTNESPLSCLFRPEEVELLICGSRNLDFQALEDTTEYDGGYSKDCRIIKDFWETVHSFGEEDKRLFLQFTTGTDRAPVGGLGKLKMIIAKNGPDTDRLPTSHTCFNALLLPEYDSKEKLKERLLKAITYAKGFGML